In Planococcus citri chromosome 4, ihPlaCitr1.1, whole genome shotgun sequence, the genomic window caaaaattttcatacaaacgggaaatttttgatttttttgattttttaattttggaaaaagctggtcaaaaagccacttttgaggtgtcactttcaaaatcggctcaaatgtagataaactcctTAAACAGGCCGAGTGtattatacaactcgatttttagctgcccaacttcatattcacgccttctggagcaaattcaaaattctggagaaattgaaaaatcgcgctggaagctccagaatggctggaaatggtaaaatttggatttgggtaaatcattaaaaatcacatttaatttttgaatgggaGAGGTTTAAGGTGGACTTTTTCAGTCTTGAAACTTACCTacttgttcaattttaaaatttatgatcATTAATTATCATAATTTGGGTGttcgacatttttattttcaagaattcttcTTACTATTTTTTCCTTGAGAGAACAAGTTTGTTTGGTTCTCAACCAGCTTGCTCTCAGAAATGtctatttttcatctttgaagaaattcaccatccatttcaatttctcccgaatgttgaaaaaattgccaaatgtgTCTAAAAAGGCTCCCTGAAGATTATAAGTAGGAGGTGTAGGTGTGTCAAATCAACCTGACTACTCTGATCTAAAAATCTATTCTCATTAAATATTGCAGATTTAAACCGAGACCTATGAGAATgggaacatcaaaaattttgaatgctcTCAATAAAACATTACATCTAACTGGTATTGGTCTAGCTGTGCAAGCTTTCTATATAAATCTAACATTAGATTCAGCTCTGGGAGGTGAATATGTAAACTTGCAACCAGCAGGACCTCCACTGATCAACCCTGGCAGTATCTGGAATATAAATGGTGCCCCGGCTAGATTGGGATATGGACAACCAGGATATGCACACCCAGGATATGCACAACCAGCATATGCACAACCAGCATATGTACAACCATATGTACAACCAGGATACGGAGGATATGCTCAAGGAGGATATAATCAGGGAGGATATGGAAGAGATGTCCGGCGTCTTGGGACAGGAGGGGCAATAGGAGGGAATAATTATGATGCAAATGCATACCGGGATGCAAATGGGTATTACCATGATAATTCTGGTTTGCAAAATGGATACGATGTTGGAAAAACTTACGGTGGTATGTATGCAACATGTATGACATTGTATGAAAAATAAGGAAGGATATTTGTGCTAAAAAATTATGATGGTGTAGGTGGCCGTGACTATGGTGTCACCAGTGTCCAGGGTAATGCATATGGTGATGTGAATGGTAGAAATAAAGGACATCAGGTGGCTGGCTTCAGTACATCgtattctaaaaatgaaaatggcaaTAAATCAACATATTATGATGATGGTCTTGGCCATG contains:
- the LOC135845552 gene encoding RNA-binding protein FUS-like translates to MRMGTSKILNALNKTLHLTGIGLAVQAFYINLTLDSALGGEYVNLQPAGPPLINPGSIWNINGAPARLGYGQPGYAHPGYAQPAYAQPAYVQPYVQPGYGGYAQGGYNQGGYGRDVRRLGTGGAIGGNNYDANAYRDANGYYHDNSGLQNGYDVGKTYGGGRDYGVTSVQGNAYGDVNGRNKGHQVAGFSTSYSKNENGNKSTYYDDGLGHGGATQYGLRDQRIRDGAGNAYGGGVHDSSLKLNALGNQGQYGGAGGYRTTDNRGGTAGGTDVYGGGARAGAGVSGGVYQPVLSRPVYISQPVPVAQPIPVAQPIPVAHPYSVGQPIPLASHSQAIALPAAAPSAAKGSSAPYVIPTPNKLYVDRHRSNVAVAG